Genomic DNA from Solanum pennellii chromosome 3, SPENNV200:
TATAGCTTTACTTTGAGTTTTGTTAAAGAAGTGATTCCTCCAGTGTTCTGTCTAATGTCATCATATCCATAGCAATATTCAATGATGCTATGGCTTTGCCGGTTCCCACTTGTTTTGCAAATATGTCTCATTGTTCTCTGTTTTGAACTTTGATTGACAGACTGAAGCAAGCACTAAAAGCTGGGTTTAGGCATCTTGTGTTTGAGGACAATTATGATACTGGTACAGGAGACCACTACTCTTTCAGGCAAATGTGCGATCAATTTTATATTAGAGGTATATTTTCACCTCGACTTTAAACAATTGTTTTTCCTCTGTCAAGCCAAAGAAAGCATTATCCAGTCATTATCGTATCTATCTGGTTTTTCCCTTTTCTAAGTTGATtcagtttttatttagaaagtCGTGGTGAGATTTTGTTGACTGTATGTGgaataacaaataaatagagATCATGTGCTATTGTAATAGCCTTATTCATATAGTTTCTTGCTTTTGTTATATGTTACCATCTGTTGTTTATGTTAGATTGCACtattttgttgatgttgttgttccTTGCATGCATGCTCTGCAATGCTTTTTTGTTAATTTCCATGTTATTTCCTCtgccatttttctttttcattactCATTTGTTTTGCTTCACTTGAGCCAAGGGTCTTTAGGAAAAAGCATCTCTACCTCCATgtggtaggggtaaggtttgcgtATACTCTATCCTCCCAAGACCCCTCTTTGTGGAATTTCattgtgtatgttgttgttgtgctGAAGTATTTTTCTCCCATGAAACTCCTAATGGAGCAGTAAAACTGTTTATTCTCTCATGAGAAATTTGTTTGCAATGCAAAGCTTAAGgatgttgatatttttaaagGACAAGAAGTCAGTGGCATGATGTTTGATTAGAATATACAGTTGTGTTTTTTTAAACATACAGTGTGCTGGAAGAACAATACACTGCAGAATATGTTGCTAACGGCTATCTAACCAAATCTAAACCCTGCAAGTTGGGAGTTTTTTGGGCAAGTTCCATCTGATATTTGACATTAATCTGTCAATTAACTCAGTGACCCAAAATCCTAATTTTAGGAGATCAATTGTCCTAGTGGTACCAACTAgagaattcaaaatttagatCAAATCATGATCTTATAGAATATAGAGATCACTTCCGAAATGTGTATTACTCCATACATTATCGTGGAATCTTTTGTTGGTTTTGCTTGTCTAACCAAGTGAACACATTGTTCTCTGTTTAGGCCACCTTTATCTAGTGCATTTGTAAAGAATCAGTTAATTCATTCTGAGATTGGAAAACCAAGGTAAACAGATGAGAAATATGTAGAGAATAATAGGAAGAGATCTTGATATGAAGAAACCGAATACAAATACACTCTAGTATAGAGTGTTGATAGATCAAATAGCAGTTATGCTATGCTTAGACCATGCCAGTTCACTATATGAATGTCTTCTTTGTGAAATTATTTGTCGGCTTTTATGGTCAGTGCATACTTAATTCTTACTACATGACatgttttcaaatttcattcCAGGTGGAGGCCATAGCTGCTTTAAGGACAGTGATGAAGGAAGGATCAGAGCAAGAAGGAAGAAATTCTGGGAGAAGGCTGTTGACATTGATGAACTTTGCGGTCCTGGTGAAGCTTGGTGGGGTGTGAGAGGGCAGATGCGGGATGACTTTAACCACAGTAATAAGGCCATTTCTTATGCagaacattttaaaaatagcaGGTTTGTAGAGTCAGTGTTAGATGTTTACTGGGAGCTTCCACCCGTGGCTGGTCCTTCATTAACTCATCAGACGAGATACGATCCGGCTCGGGCATCAAGTCCTATTGTTGAAGATGGCAGGTATGGCTTGTTTCGGAGGCTTGGGTTATCTGGACTGGAGGCATCTGTATTCAATGGTTACACTCAAATGGTCTATCTTCAGGTGTCTCAAGAATGAGATTTTGGTTGCCACTGCATATAAGTTGTAGTTTTGTATTAGCGATCTCTGTGTTAACTGTTCTTTTAGTTGTTTCTGGTGCAACTCTTGAGAGGCTGTCTCTGTGCTGCCTATAGATTTTACTCCTACGATCTTCCAGATGTCCATTTATCCCCTGGTCACTCTGATGTTTGTGCAGAGTAACGGATGTCTGATGAGTTAAATTTATCCCATCTGTATAATGTGCTCGTAAATTATATTCTAGAAAATAGCCTATGTTGAAACAACTCTCCTTGTGCTTGCTAATATCTTAGTCTTTTTCACTGGTATGTTAGAATGATTGAGACCCATTTCTGATGTTTTACTAGCCTATGTTGAAACAAATGGTTCCGTTTGATTGTTCAGTATTCATCGATAAATGAGCAATGAGTGCAGATTGAGCTTTTCTGCTCGAGTCCACAAAAGGGGAACTCCTGCTACGATAACCTTCTTGCTAATGTAGGTCAACTAACTGAGCACACAGTAATGAGCTTCTCTTGGGGATTGAACTGGCAATGGCGGATCAAAGGCAAGCGATCCCGAGTAGTAACGTTGACAGCCCTTGAACGAACTAATCCAAGGTTCAAGCTATAGTCAATTTATTTCAATCCTAAGCCCCGTCCTCATTCTCTTTGACAGGGCACTCCAAAAACGCGAGCATGGAAAAATTGGGGTTTGGAGTGACATTCCATTACACCCTGCTTGTTTTGAATTCTTGAATATTACTTTGATCAATTACTAGTAATTAGTAGGTTAGAACTTGGAAGTTATTATGTTTCATCAGAATAATAGTTGGTTggttatatgcttataaattaATGTATGTTTGCAAATAAACTTGCAGGTTGCATGTGCAAGCAAAAATTGCCACTCAAAAGACACTAGCCACAGTACAATTTGTCACCGGTTATATTTCCTTAAACCAGCTCTCTCCCTTTCAGGGGATGCTACACATCTAGTCTAATTCCAGATACAAATAGGGCAGAAAAAGGATGCTTGACGTTGTAGAAACCCTTGGACGGTTAGTCTTTCAGTCACTAATTTTGGTTCTTGCACTTGTTTATGGCCCTTGGAGCTGCAAAGCAGGGAGAAACAATGTCATTCTAAACCCACTTTAAAGCATATATAGAGTAATACTTTATGAACTAGACACTAGAGAAAAATAAGTGCTACATAGCATAAACATGATCACAGGACATACCTAGCCCAATTGCCTCAGAGCTCTTCATGATCCGCAATCTCTTGCATGAGTCTATGAACATCCTATTGTAGAATCCGACCAGAACGATGAGTAAATGCAACTAAATATAATGTTGTCTTCAAACTTAAACGTTTGACATAAAATGTTGGAGCATAGGAACTTACTCCCAAGGAACATCGCCAACTAGCATCCAGTCACCATCCTTGTCCTCATAAGTCAGCACATACTCAGAACCATTGAGAAGATCCATCAAGTGACTTTCACTGAGCTTCTCTTGCCCTGGAATCCTATCACTGGCACACTGACCTGAATAATAGtcacaaaattataatttcacttAGACATCATACACACAATCTCAAGACTCAAACCAACATAACAGCAATACAaacaataacaattctcaaagtGGCTATcagaaaaatgagaaagaatgtTCGCTAGGTGCGTGATAAAAAATTTCTACGGATGAAAAAGGTACAAGAGGAAACTACGGTTCAAACATAGGGTTCTATCCTTTTTCTCAATATACTCCTATCAATTATTCTTGTTTTTTCCTTCTATAACTGTGGGGTATCCAAGCCAACTTGAATGCATTATTCttagtttttttcaaaaacacatCAAATAACAACATATCCTATGTAATCCTACAGCTAGAGTCCAAGGACAGGATGCacgcaaaccttacccctacctttgtACGGgtaaattctatttatttagAGATTGAACTGTCCTCCTAGAAGCTTCCGGGACGAAGTTACAATTATGCTTAAGAGTTTCAGGANAATTATTCTTGTTTTTTCCTTCTATAACTGTGGGGTATCCAAGCCAACTTGAATGCATTATTCtctgtttttttcaaaaacacatCAAATAACAACATATCCTATGTAATCCTACAGCTAGAGTCCAAGGACAGGATGCacgcaaaccttacccctacctttgtACGGGTAAATTCTCTTTATTTAGAGATTGAACTGTCCTCCTAGAAGCTTCCGTGACGAAGTTACAATTATGCTTAAGAGTTTCAGGTTGACTCAGACCCCCTATATTTGTGTTAAATAATGTATTTGAAACTCAGTAAGCTGATGGCTTTTCTAAAAATACACAACCTTGTTTCTGAAAAGCTTAAACAAATACTACATTGTCTGCATGTAAAGGGAGAAATTATACCAATACTAAAGCAGCTGAACATCTTTTCAAGTGCTGATGAGAGCTCTGCATAGTTACTGTAAGTTTTGATATCAACTTTCCTCAGATATGGAGCACCATCCATGCTAACCTTAACATAAAGGCAACTTGAACCTGTTCTCCCTTCACCATCATTTTTCTTAGTAGCCAGTGTATTTTTCCTGAATGATCTAATTGGTGGCCATCCTACCACTTGTGCCCTAATTCCATAACACAAAACATAGCCAAACTTTAACCATAATTGCAGGCAAAAATTTGTTACCCAAACtaacaaaaattcaagaatttaagaaaaaagagaaaagttaCTAACTTTGAAGTATGAGGGATAGGCTTTTTTTCTTCAACAGGGTTTGAACCTCCATTCCCTCTTTTTGGGGAAAACAACAACTTCCCGTTTTCCCTATCCGCTTCAGATCTGCAATTAATAGACAAATCCCATTTTCCAGATGCATCAATTGCATCAGAAAAACCCCTTTTTGTTCTTGATGTAAAATTGCTTAAAGGGTCCAAATCTTTGCCAAAAAGAGAAACCCCATGAGACTCAGAACCAGGCAACCCAAGTCTCAGCTCAGTCTCCTTAAGGTTGAGAacagaggaagaagaagaagaaatcttaTCAGAACTTCTTTCCATTAAAGAAGGTTCTGATAAACCTATATAATCATGTTCTAATGGTACAGACATGGAAAGTTGAGCACAAATTAGTAAACAGACAAGATGAATTTCTCTACAAGAATTCAAGAAACTATGGAAGagatgaaaaagaaaggaactttttttaaagaataagtTGCAAGAGAAAGGAAGGTTGTTTAATTTTGTTGATGCAGAAAAGAGACTTCTTTTGGTGCTTTTGTAGACTTCTTTTTGGAATAAATGAACTGTGTAGTGTGTACTACTCTAGTAATATTGGAACTACTATTCCATATGCTTATCTAGAAGGGAAAGGGTTCAACTTTGTCACTTGGATTCGTTATAAAagtgattcatatatatttttatcattatgcaaatgactcacatatattTTTGCCGTTACAAAATGCCCATATATAACCTTCATTTAACGGgagttttaaaaattagttttaaacttatatttattacttttagattttaaaaaaaattatttagagatatatgtgattcttctatcaaagttcaagatatattttttttcatacataaattattttttgacttcttttatcataattatttaagtttattattcttattttatttttatttttattttttcattccttagttgaaagaaaaaaatttaaactatttttttgtctatattgtaatttgatttttgtattcgaagaaaaaaatttgatcatgtataataagttttacaagaatattagtgaaaaataaataaatttgattatcaaaattataattctaaattagtcgttgaaacaaaaaaaaagtcaaaaagaaTATGTTTGatgaggattaaatttactcatatgggattatattttgggaaaattgtatataatagcaactaataacctaaattaaatggaatagctaggtttgatttaattgtgctccatagcaaacgttggCAAAAATTTGccaggcgtctctctcccagaagtctcgctcgccactctctcattctcgcctctctcgctttatacacagaagtgtataatttctgtttctgttttgtataaagcgagagaaaattgtatatacacatgcaaaaatatatatcttcgtgttatacacttaattatataatttacaaacattttacttcaaatattgcagaaaAAAAGGCCaaagaattatacaattgtgaattatacaattgcagtgaaatacaattttttctagctttatacaacagaagtgtatatattgtgtttctgtttttgtataaagcgagaaaaacatatatcttcttgttatacacttataattatgcaatatacatacattttaattcgattcaactgtatgcaaaactaattatacaattgcagcgaaataggccagcgaattatacaatttaggccagcgaattatacacttgtatatgtatagcgaattatacagtttttatgtttgctatggagcgcaattatgcagagtttgctatagcatacaaatatgaattttttgtttgctatatgtgaaagttgcccttatattttttagaaaaaataataaaaaattagattaaaattattattttttcatttccgttataGGAAAAAGGTATATGTGATCCATTTGTTTATAAATAGAGTTATATAtaagccactttcataacaaggagTATATCAgttctaaatgac
This window encodes:
- the LOC107012302 gene encoding auxin-responsive protein IAA27-like, coding for MSVPLEHDYIGLSEPSLMERSSDKISSSSSSVLNLKETELRLGLPGSESHGVSLFGKDLDPLSNFTSRTKRGFSDAIDASGKWDLSINCRSEADRENGKLLFSPKRGNGGSNPVEEKKPIPHTSKAQVVGWPPIRSFRKNTLATKKNDGEGRTGSSCLYVKVSMDGAPYLRKVDIKTYSNYAELSSALEKMFSCFSIGQCASDRIPGQEKLSESHLMDLLNGSEYVLTYEDKDGDWMLVGDVPWEMFIDSCKRLRIMKSSEAIGLAPRAINKCKNQN